A portion of the Etheostoma cragini isolate CJK2018 chromosome 13, CSU_Ecrag_1.0, whole genome shotgun sequence genome contains these proteins:
- the LOC117955827 gene encoding olfactory receptor 1-like — MELFNSALGKNITFVRPAYFIIRGLSGLPNINHYYVFLFFVFIVSVLGNTVVMAVIYLDHNLRTPKYVAVFNLAFVDLCGSSALVPKLLDIFLLDHPYISYSDCLAFFFFCYTFLSMQSYNLVALAYDRLIAIIFPLHYQVKVTHRFMLSLIASFWVFIIIADFLAVGLLTRLSFCDSVVINSYFCDHARIYRLACNDNFPNYVLGTLYTALIFWLPLIFVLLTYLCIGCTLAKVATLREGIKAFKTCVGHLSLVAIYFIPLLIASTLMEKIHPNARIINLSLTSVFPPMLNPIIYVLQTQEIKESVKRLLKIRGKSKVTIQ; from the coding sequence atggagttaTTCAACTCAGCTCTTGGGAAAAACATCACTTTTGTGCGTCCTGCATATTTTATAATACGTGGTTTATCTGGCTTGCCAAATATTAACCATTActatgtctttctgttttttgtttttattgtttcagtgCTGGGAAACACAGTTGTAATGGCTGTAATATACTTGGATCATAATCTGAGAACTCCAAaatatgttgctgtttttaatttggcaTTTGTGGACCTGTGTGGTAGTTCTGCTCTGGTGCCAAAGCTTCTTGACATCTTTCTGTTGGATCACCCATACATCTCCTACAGCGACTGCTtggcattcttttttttctgctacacCTTCCTTTCTATGCAGTCATATAATCTTGTTGCACTCGCCTATGACAGACTGATAGCTATCATCTTCCCACTGCACTATCAAGTGAAGGTGACTCACAGGTTTATGCTGTCGTTGATTGCCTCATTCTGGGTCTTTATTATAATTGCTGATTTCCTTGCTGTTGGCCTTCTTACAAGACTTTCCTTCTGTGATTCTGTCGTTATTAACAGCTATTTCTGTGACCATGCTCGGATATACAGGCTTGCATGCAACGACAATTTCCCAAATTATGTTCTTGGCACTTTGTATACTGCTCTTATTTTTTGGCTTCCATTAATTTTTGTCCTTTTAACTTACCTATGTATTGGCTGTACTTTGGCTAAAGTGGCCACACTACGAGAAGGAATCAAAGCCTTTAAAACGTGCGTAGGTCATCTCTCATTGGTAGCAATATATTTCATCCCATTGTTAATAGCATCTACCCTGATGGAAAAAATACATCCAAATGCCAGGATCATAAACTTGTCTCTGACCTCCGTCTTTCCTCCCATGCTGAACCCAATCATTTATGTTCTGCAGACACAAGAAATCAAAGAATCTGTGAAAAGGTTATTAAAAATCAGAGGGAAATCCAAAGTAACCATACAATGA